A single region of the Streptomyces sp. ITFR-16 genome encodes:
- the mca gene encoding mycothiol conjugate amidase Mca — protein sequence MTEQLRLMAVHAHPDDESSKGAATMAKYVSEGVDVLVVTCTGGERGSILNPKLQGDAYIEENIHEVRKKEMDEAREILGVKQEWLGFVDSGLPEGDPLPPLPEGCFALEDEQVAAGRLVAKIRAFRPQVITTYDENGGYPHPDHIMTHTISMIAFDGAADTEKFPEDEFGPAWTPQKLYYNQGFNRPRTVALHEALLARGMESPYAEWLERWKEFERAERTLTTHVPCADFFEIRDKALIAHATQIDPDGGWFRVPMDIQREVWPTEEYELAKSLVDTSLPESDLFAGIRDNA from the coding sequence TTGACTGAGCAGCTTCGACTGATGGCCGTACACGCCCACCCCGACGACGAGTCGAGCAAGGGCGCGGCCACCATGGCCAAGTATGTGTCCGAGGGGGTGGACGTGCTGGTCGTGACCTGCACGGGAGGCGAGCGTGGCTCCATCCTCAACCCGAAACTCCAGGGCGACGCGTACATCGAGGAGAACATCCACGAGGTGCGCAAGAAGGAGATGGACGAGGCCCGGGAGATCCTGGGCGTCAAGCAGGAGTGGCTCGGCTTCGTCGACTCGGGGCTGCCCGAGGGCGACCCGCTGCCGCCGCTGCCCGAGGGCTGCTTCGCGCTGGAGGACGAGCAGGTGGCGGCCGGCCGGCTGGTCGCCAAGATCCGCGCGTTCCGGCCGCAGGTCATCACCACGTACGACGAGAACGGGGGCTACCCGCACCCCGACCACATCATGACCCACACGATCTCGATGATCGCCTTCGACGGAGCCGCGGACACCGAGAAGTTCCCCGAGGACGAGTTCGGCCCCGCGTGGACGCCGCAGAAGCTCTACTACAACCAGGGCTTCAACCGGCCGCGCACGGTGGCCCTGCACGAGGCGCTGCTGGCGCGCGGCATGGAGTCGCCGTACGCGGAGTGGCTGGAGCGCTGGAAGGAGTTCGAGCGCGCCGAACGCACGCTGACCACGCACGTTCCCTGCGCGGACTTCTTCGAGATCCGGGACAAGGCGCTGATCGCGCACGCCACGCAGATCGACCCGGACGGCGGCTGGTTCCGGGTGCCGATGGACATCCAGCGCGAGGTCTGGCCGACGGAGGAGTACGAGCTGGCGAAGTCGCTCGTCGATACCTCCCTCCCCGAGAGCGACCTCTTCGCGGGCATCCGCGACAATGCCTGA
- a CDS encoding DUF4307 domain-containing protein: protein MTAVREALPENRYGRSADQRADRKLKIIGAVLGAVVLGVIGWIGYSYVSGQGLSAEVIKFKVVSDEKVEVHLEVRKDRDAKGYCTLRSQRKDGTDVARKDFRFDEDTDRIDRVLSLRTTSRATSVELLGCTDDGGASR, encoded by the coding sequence ATGACCGCGGTGCGCGAGGCGCTTCCCGAGAACCGCTACGGCCGCTCGGCCGACCAGCGCGCGGACCGCAAGCTCAAGATCATCGGCGCGGTCCTGGGGGCCGTGGTGCTGGGTGTGATCGGCTGGATCGGCTACAGCTATGTGAGCGGCCAGGGCCTGAGCGCCGAGGTGATCAAGTTCAAGGTCGTCTCGGACGAGAAGGTCGAGGTCCATCTCGAGGTCCGCAAGGACCGGGACGCCAAGGGCTACTGCACCCTGCGCTCGCAGCGCAAGGACGGCACGGACGTGGCCCGCAAGGACTTCCGCTTCGACGAGGACACGGACAGGATCGACCGCGTCCTGTCGCTGCGTACGACGTCCCGGGCGACCAGCGTCGAGCTGCTGGGGTGCACGGACGACGGCGGGGCGTCACGTTGA
- the greA gene encoding transcription elongation factor GreA, translating to MTQTSENVTWLTQEAYNQLKAELEYLSGPARTEIAVKIAAAREEGDLRENGGYHAAKEEQGKMELRVRQLTQLLEHAKVGEAPADDGVVEPGMVVTIAFDGDEDDTTTFLLASREYASADIETYSPQSPLGKGVNGKKTGEDAEYELPNGRTATVKILSAKPYTG from the coding sequence GTGACCCAGACCAGCGAAAACGTCACCTGGCTCACGCAGGAGGCGTACAACCAGCTCAAGGCCGAGCTGGAGTACCTGTCTGGTCCCGCGCGCACGGAGATCGCCGTCAAGATCGCGGCGGCCCGTGAGGAGGGGGACCTGCGTGAGAACGGCGGGTACCACGCGGCCAAGGAGGAGCAGGGCAAGATGGAGCTCCGGGTGCGCCAGCTGACCCAGCTCCTCGAGCACGCGAAGGTCGGCGAGGCACCGGCCGACGACGGTGTGGTCGAGCCCGGCATGGTCGTGACGATCGCCTTCGACGGCGACGAGGACGACACGACGACCTTCCTTCTGGCCTCCCGTGAGTACGCGAGCGCGGACATCGAGACCTACTCCCCGCAGTCACCGCTCGGCAAGGGCGTGAACGGCAAGAAGACGGGTGAGGACGCGGAGTACGAGCTGCCGAACGGCAGGACCGCGACGGTCAAGATCCTTTCGGCCAAGCCGTACACGGGCTGA
- a CDS encoding ABC transporter permease, with translation MSALSDTAPTRAPRSGGGIGQSVRDSLVIAQRNLIRMTRIPEMILFGVIQPVMFVVLFTYVFGGSIAIPGAGVSSSAYKEFLMAGIFAQTVTFATAGAGAGIADDMHKGLIDRFRSLPMARGAVLTGRTLADLVQTAITLAVLAAVALLVGWRTHENIGKVLAGFGLLLLLGYAFTWIGALIGLSVRTPEAATSGGLIWLFPLTFISNAFVPVNGMPRFLQYVAEWNPFSATVAAARELFGNTIEGVPKSVTGAWPMEHPIWASLIWSVLIIVFFRTLAVRKYRSVAV, from the coding sequence GTGAGCGCCCTCAGCGACACGGCCCCCACGCGCGCCCCCCGGTCGGGCGGCGGCATCGGCCAGTCCGTCCGGGACTCGCTGGTCATCGCCCAGCGGAATCTGATCCGGATGACCCGGATTCCGGAGATGATCCTTTTCGGGGTCATCCAGCCGGTCATGTTCGTGGTGCTGTTCACGTACGTCTTCGGCGGCTCGATCGCCATTCCGGGCGCGGGCGTCAGTTCGAGCGCCTACAAGGAATTCCTGATGGCGGGCATCTTCGCGCAGACCGTCACCTTCGCCACCGCGGGGGCCGGCGCGGGCATCGCGGACGACATGCACAAGGGGCTCATCGACCGGTTCCGGTCGCTGCCCATGGCCCGGGGCGCGGTGCTCACCGGGCGGACCCTGGCCGACCTGGTGCAGACGGCCATCACCCTCGCGGTCCTCGCGGCCGTCGCCCTGCTGGTGGGCTGGCGCACCCACGAGAACATCGGCAAGGTGCTCGCGGGATTCGGTCTGCTCCTGCTGCTCGGCTACGCGTTCACCTGGATCGGCGCGCTGATCGGCCTCTCCGTCCGCACCCCGGAGGCTGCCACCTCGGGCGGGCTGATCTGGCTGTTCCCGCTGACCTTCATCTCGAACGCGTTCGTGCCGGTCAACGGCATGCCGAGGTTCCTGCAGTACGTCGCCGAGTGGAACCCGTTCAGTGCCACGGTGGCGGCGGCCCGCGAACTGTTCGGCAACACGATCGAGGGCGTGCCGAAGTCCGTGACGGGCGCCTGGCCGATGGAGCACCCCATCTGGGCCTCACTGATCTGGTCCGTGCTGATCATCGTGTTCTTCCGGACCCTTGCGGTACGCAAGTACCGCTCGGTCGCCGTCTGA
- a CDS encoding ATP-binding cassette domain-containing protein — MPGAIYAEGLVKTFGDVRALGGVDLDVPEGTVLGLLGPNGAGKTTAVRVLTTLLRPDSGSAFVAGIDVLKNPNEVRRSIGLSGQFAAVDEYLTGRENLRMVGRLYQMGGREAKARAGELLERFNLADAADRPAKTYSGGMRRRLDLAAALVVSPPVMFMDEPTTGLDPRNRQQLWEVIEELVAGGTTLLLTTQYLEEADRLAHDICVIDHGRVIARGTSDQLKARTGGERVEVVVHQTDQIEPARAVLGQLGKGEVAVVPHMRKLTVPVDGGAKLLAEIIRDLDTRGVEIDDIGLRRPTLDDVFISLTGHAAEQEKNEGSEADGQPAAAGSEAEK, encoded by the coding sequence ATGCCAGGCGCCATCTACGCCGAAGGTCTGGTGAAGACCTTCGGCGACGTACGAGCACTCGGCGGCGTCGATCTCGACGTGCCGGAAGGCACCGTCCTCGGACTTCTCGGCCCCAACGGGGCCGGCAAGACGACCGCCGTACGCGTCCTGACGACGCTGCTCAGGCCCGACAGCGGCAGCGCCTTCGTCGCGGGTATCGACGTACTGAAGAATCCCAACGAGGTACGGCGGTCGATCGGGCTCTCCGGCCAGTTCGCCGCCGTCGACGAGTATCTGACCGGCCGCGAGAACCTCCGCATGGTCGGCCGGCTCTACCAGATGGGCGGACGCGAGGCGAAGGCCAGGGCGGGGGAGCTGCTGGAGCGGTTCAACCTCGCCGACGCGGCCGACCGCCCCGCCAAGACGTACTCCGGCGGCATGCGCCGCCGTCTCGACCTGGCGGCCGCGCTCGTCGTCTCCCCGCCGGTCATGTTCATGGACGAGCCGACCACCGGCCTCGACCCGCGCAACCGCCAGCAGCTCTGGGAGGTCATCGAGGAGCTCGTCGCCGGCGGGACGACGCTGCTGCTGACCACGCAGTACCTGGAGGAGGCCGACCGCCTCGCCCACGACATCTGCGTGATCGACCACGGACGGGTCATCGCGCGCGGCACATCCGACCAGCTCAAGGCCCGCACGGGCGGCGAGCGCGTCGAGGTCGTCGTCCACCAGACCGACCAGATCGAGCCCGCCCGCGCGGTCCTCGGCCAGCTGGGCAAGGGCGAGGTCGCCGTCGTCCCGCACATGCGCAAACTGACCGTCCCGGTCGACGGCGGGGCCAAGCTCCTCGCCGAGATCATCCGCGACCTCGACACCCGGGGCGTGGAGATCGACGACATCGGGCTGCGCCGCCCCACCCTCGACGACGTGTTCATCTCCCTCACCGGCCACGCCGCCGAGCAGGAGAAGAACGAAGGCAGCGAGGCGGACGGACAGCCGGCCGCCGCCGGATCGGAGGCAGAGAAGTGA
- the ilvA gene encoding threonine ammonia-lyase, producing the protein MNFPPPARFPSLILDDVRGAQKMLSGVSRVTPLEGSRHLSALVGAPVQFKCENLQRTGSFKLRGAYVRISGLSPVERAAGVVAASAGNHAQGVALASALLGVRSTVFMPVGAPLPKVAATREYGAEVRLHGQVVDETLAAAQEYAQRTGAVFIHPFDHPDIIAGQGTVGLEILEQCPEVRTIVVGIGGGGLAAGIAVAVKAVRPDVRIVGVQAAGAACYPPSLAAGRPVSIGSLQTMADGIKVGRPGDVPFALVRELVDEVRTVSEDELSSALLLCLERAKMVVEPAGASPVAALLSDPKAFRGPVVALLSGGNVDPLLMQRILTHGMSAAGRYLSLRLRLTDRPGALATMLGVLSQADANVLDVSHVRTDPRLGLTEAEVELHLETKGPEHCEEVAATLREAGYLVIG; encoded by the coding sequence ATGAACTTCCCGCCGCCCGCCCGTTTCCCCTCCCTGATCCTCGACGATGTGCGGGGGGCGCAGAAGATGCTTTCCGGGGTCTCCAGGGTCACCCCGCTGGAGGGCAGCCGCCATTTGTCCGCGCTGGTGGGCGCGCCCGTCCAGTTCAAGTGCGAGAACCTCCAGCGGACGGGCTCCTTCAAGCTGCGGGGCGCGTACGTACGCATCTCTGGTCTGTCCCCCGTCGAACGGGCGGCCGGTGTCGTCGCCGCGAGCGCCGGAAACCATGCGCAGGGTGTCGCGCTCGCGTCCGCGCTGCTCGGCGTACGGTCGACGGTCTTCATGCCGGTCGGCGCCCCGCTGCCGAAGGTCGCGGCCACGCGTGAGTACGGGGCCGAGGTGCGGCTGCACGGCCAGGTCGTCGACGAGACGCTCGCCGCCGCGCAGGAGTACGCGCAGCGCACGGGCGCGGTCTTCATCCACCCCTTCGACCACCCGGACATCATCGCCGGGCAGGGCACGGTGGGCCTGGAGATCCTGGAGCAGTGCCCCGAGGTGCGCACCATCGTCGTCGGGATCGGCGGCGGCGGGCTCGCGGCCGGGATCGCGGTCGCGGTGAAGGCGGTCCGGCCCGATGTGCGGATCGTCGGTGTGCAGGCGGCGGGCGCGGCCTGCTACCCGCCGTCGCTGGCGGCCGGCCGGCCCGTGTCGATCGGCTCGCTCCAGACGATGGCGGACGGCATCAAGGTGGGACGGCCGGGCGATGTGCCGTTCGCGCTGGTCAGGGAGCTGGTCGACGAGGTCCGCACGGTCTCCGAGGACGAGCTGTCCAGCGCGCTGCTGCTCTGCCTGGAGCGGGCGAAGATGGTGGTGGAGCCGGCCGGGGCGAGCCCGGTGGCCGCGCTGCTCAGCGACCCGAAGGCGTTCCGGGGGCCGGTGGTGGCGCTGCTCTCCGGCGGCAATGTGGACCCGCTGCTGATGCAGCGCATCCTGACCCACGGCATGTCGGCGGCGGGCCGCTATCTGAGCCTGCGGCTGCGGCTCACGGACCGGCCGGGCGCCCTGGCGACCATGCTCGGTGTCCTCTCGCAGGCGGATGCCAACGTCCTGGACGTCAGCCATGTGCGCACCGACCCCCGGCTCGGCCTCACCGAGGCGGAGGTGGAACTCCACCTGGAGACCAAGGGGCCCGAGCACTGCGAGGAGGTCGCCGCGACGCTGCGCGAGGCGGGCTATCTCGTGATCGGCTGA
- a CDS encoding MarR family transcriptional regulator — protein MPPQDMTTAASPSGGATPENPGPDHLLDALQHQVAVFARRAEQTRLGGVGQVRNSMDRAAYLLLNRLDREGPMGVKALAAGMGIDSSTVTRQVAPLVDTGLVKRTSHPEDGRAVVLQLSPRGQARLDEVRASRRELISQVTDDWNEEERDTFCALLTRFNAALAARQAAHQPPQPG, from the coding sequence ATGCCCCCTCAGGACATGACGACTGCCGCGTCTCCTTCCGGGGGCGCCACCCCGGAGAACCCGGGTCCCGACCACCTCCTTGACGCCCTTCAGCACCAGGTGGCGGTGTTTGCCCGCCGTGCCGAGCAGACCCGCCTCGGCGGTGTCGGCCAGGTGCGCAACTCCATGGACCGGGCCGCCTACCTGCTGCTCAACCGGCTGGACCGGGAAGGGCCGATGGGGGTCAAGGCACTGGCCGCCGGGATGGGGATCGACTCGTCGACAGTGACCCGGCAGGTCGCGCCGCTCGTGGACACCGGTCTCGTCAAGCGCACCTCGCACCCGGAGGACGGCCGTGCCGTCGTGCTCCAGCTGTCCCCGCGCGGCCAGGCCCGGCTGGACGAGGTCCGGGCCTCGCGGCGGGAGTTGATTTCCCAGGTGACGGACGACTGGAACGAGGAGGAGCGCGACACCTTCTGCGCCCTGCTCACCCGCTTCAACGCGGCCCTGGCGGCCCGGCAGGCCGCGCACCAGCCGCCCCAGCCCGGATAG